A part of Pseudomonadota bacterium genomic DNA contains:
- a CDS encoding Re/Si-specific NAD(P)(+) transhydrogenase subunit alpha: protein MKIGVPKEVFAGERRVALTPDTAEQFKKLGFSLAIESGAGAEASFSNEKYIAAGVEVVPNAKAVWSTCDIVMKVRPPAPAEIDQMRAGQTVISFLYPAQNKELMDRLAAKKVTVLAMDSVPRISRAQKCDALSSMGNVAGYRAVVEAAQHFGRFFTGQVTAAGKIPPAKVLVIGAGVAGLAAIGAAKGMGAIVRAFDTRPEVREQVQSMGAEFLEVTVKEDGAGVGGYAKVMSKEFIDAEMALFRKQAAEVDIIITTALIPGKPAPKLILADMVETLRAGSVVVDLAAEQGGNCEGTVPGKVVVKNGVTLIGYTDLPSRLATQSSNLYSTNLRHLLTDLTPTKDGVINVNMEDEVIRGATVIKDGEITWPPPAPKLSLAKPAQPAAAPAPAAKAGGHGHGAPSKQSSPGKLAVTLVVAAAVLGGVGYASPPEFLMHFTVFVLAIFVGYMTIWNVTPALHTPLMSVTNAISSIIIIGALLQVSSENRLVWILAAIAITITFVNITGGFAVTQRMLKMFRK from the coding sequence ATGAAAATCGGAGTGCCGAAGGAAGTGTTCGCGGGCGAGCGGAGGGTCGCGCTGACCCCCGACACGGCCGAGCAGTTCAAGAAGCTCGGCTTCTCGCTCGCGATCGAGTCCGGGGCCGGCGCCGAGGCGAGCTTCTCCAACGAGAAGTACATCGCGGCAGGCGTCGAGGTGGTGCCGAACGCCAAGGCGGTGTGGTCGACGTGCGACATCGTCATGAAGGTGCGCCCGCCCGCGCCCGCCGAGATCGACCAGATGAGGGCCGGCCAGACGGTCATAAGCTTCCTGTACCCGGCGCAGAACAAGGAGCTCATGGACCGCCTCGCCGCCAAGAAGGTGACGGTCCTCGCGATGGACAGCGTGCCGCGGATCTCGCGCGCGCAGAAGTGCGACGCGCTCTCCTCGATGGGGAACGTCGCAGGGTATCGCGCCGTCGTCGAGGCCGCCCAGCACTTCGGCCGGTTTTTCACCGGTCAGGTCACCGCCGCGGGGAAGATCCCCCCGGCCAAGGTGCTCGTGATCGGCGCCGGCGTCGCGGGCCTCGCCGCGATCGGCGCGGCCAAGGGGATGGGCGCCATCGTCCGCGCCTTCGACACGCGCCCGGAGGTCCGCGAGCAGGTCCAGAGCATGGGCGCCGAGTTCCTCGAGGTCACCGTCAAGGAGGACGGCGCCGGCGTCGGCGGCTACGCCAAGGTGATGAGCAAGGAGTTCATCGACGCCGAGATGGCGCTCTTCCGCAAGCAGGCGGCCGAGGTGGACATCATCATCACGACGGCGCTCATCCCGGGCAAGCCCGCGCCGAAGCTGATCCTCGCCGACATGGTGGAGACGCTCCGCGCCGGCAGCGTCGTCGTCGATCTCGCGGCCGAGCAGGGCGGCAACTGCGAGGGGACCGTGCCGGGCAAGGTCGTCGTGAAGAACGGGGTCACCCTCATCGGGTACACGGATCTCCCGAGCCGGCTCGCCACGCAGTCGAGCAACCTGTACTCGACGAACCTGCGCCACCTGCTCACCGACCTCACGCCGACGAAGGACGGCGTGATCAACGTGAACATGGAGGACGAGGTGATCCGCGGCGCGACGGTCATCAAGGACGGCGAGATCACCTGGCCGCCGCCCGCGCCGAAGCTGTCGCTCGCGAAGCCCGCGCAACCCGCCGCGGCGCCGGCTCCTGCGGCGAAGGCCGGCGGTCACGGACACGGCGCCCCGTCGAAGCAGAGCTCGCCCGGCAAGCTGGCGGTCACGCTGGTCGTCGCGGCCGCGGTGCTCGGGGGCGTCGGCTACGCGTCGCCGCCCGAGTTCCTCATGCACTTCACCGTGTTCGTCCTCGCGATCTTCGTCGGCTACATGACGATCTGGAACGTGACGCCCGCGCTGCACACGCCGCTCATGAGCGTCACGAACGCCATCTCCTCGATCATCATCATCGGCGCGCTGCTCCAGGTCTCCTCTGAGAACCGGCTCGTCTGGATCCTCGCGGCGATCGCCATCACGATAACCTTCGTCAACATCACGGGCGGCTTCGCGGTGACGCAACGCATGCTCAAGATGTTCCGGAAGTAG